One Lutra lutra chromosome 18, mLutLut1.2, whole genome shotgun sequence genomic window carries:
- the ATXN2L gene encoding ataxin-2-like protein isoform X12: MLKPQPPQQTSQPQQPPPTQQAVARRPPGGTSPPNGGLPGPLASTSAPAGPPAAASPCLGPAAAAGSGLRRGAEGILAPQPPPQQQHQERPGATAIGSARGQSTGKGPPQSPVFEGVYNNSRMLHFLTAVVGSTCDVKVKNGTTYEGIFKTLSSKFELAVDAVHRKASEPAGGPRREDIVDTMVFKPSDVMLVHFRNVDFNYATKDKFTDSAIAMNSKVNGEHKEKVLQRWEGGDSNSDDYDLESDMSNGWDPNEMFKFNEENYGVKTTYDSSLSSYTVPLEKDNSEEFRQRELRAAQLAREIESSPQYRLRIAMENDDGRTEEEKHSAVQRQGSGRESPSLASREGKYIPLPQRVREGPRGGVRCSSSRGGRPGLSSLPPRGPHHLDSSSPGPGSETRGINGGPSRMSPKAQRPLRGGAKTLSSPSSRPSGEASVAPPPAAFPFLPVGRMYPPRSPKSAAPAPISASCPDAPMGSAVPTSSASIPVTSSVVDPGVGSISPASPKISLAPTDVKELPAKEPGRTLESQELSRIAGKVPGLQNEQKRFQLEELRKFGAQFKLQSSSSPETSLDPFPPRILKEEAKGKEKEVDGLLTSEPVGSPVSSKTESVSDKEDKPALPLAGGTEGPEQPPPPCPSQTGSPPVGLVKGDDKDEGPVAEQVKKSTLNPNAKEFNPTKPLLSVNKSTSTPTSPGPRTHSTPSIPVLTAGQSGLYSPQYISYIPQIHMGPAVQAPQMYPYPVSNSVPGQQGKYRGAKGSLPPQRSDQHQPASAPPMMQAAAAAGPPLVAATPYSSYIPYTPQQFPGQPAMMQPMAHYPSQPVFAPMLQSNPRMLTSGSHPQAIVSSSTPQYPSAEQPTPQALYATVHQSYPHHATQLHAHQPQPATTPTGSQPQSQHAAPSPVQHQAGQAPHLGSGQPQQNLYHPGALTGTPPSLPPGPSAQSPQSSFPQPAAVYAIHAHQQLPHGFTNMAHVTQAHVQTGITAAPPPHPGAPHPPQVMLLHPPQSHGGPPQGAVPQSGVPALSASTPSPYPYIGHPQAPLPPPGELKIVLAAT, encoded by the exons ATGTTGAAGCCTCAGCCGCCACAACAgacctcccagccccagcagccgCCCCCCACGCAACAGGCCGTGGCCCGCCGGCCTCCCGGGGGCACTAGCCCTCCCAACGGCGGCCTCCCGGGGCCCCTGGCCTCCACCTCGGCTCCCGCAGGGCCTCCCGCGGCCGCTTCTCCCTGCCTGGGGCCTGCAGCCGCCGCCGGGAGTGGGCTCCGTCGGGGAGCCGAGGGCATCTTGGCGCCGCAGCCCCCGCCGCAGCAACAGCATCAGGAGAGGCCGGGGGCAACGGCTATCGGCAGCGCCAG gGGACAGAGCACAGGAAAGGGACCCCCACAGTCACCG GTGTTTGAGGGTGTCTACAACAATTCCAGAATGCTGCATTTTCTTACAGCTGTTGTG GGCTCCACCTGTGATGTAAAGGTGAAGAATGGTACCACCTATGAAGGTATCTTCAAGACTCTGAGCTCAAAG TTTGAATTAGCAGTAGACGCTGTACACCGGAAAGCATCTGAGCCAGCAGGTGGCCCTCGTCGGGAAGACATTGTGGACACCATGGTGTTTAAGCCAAGCGATGTCATGCTTGTCCACTTCCGAAATGTTGACTTCAATTATGCTACTAAAG ATAAATTCACTGATTCAGCCATTGCCATGAACTCGAAGGTGAATGGGGAACACAAAGAGAAGGTGCTTCAGCGTTGGGAAGGGGGTGACAGCAACAGCGATGACTATGACCTGGAGTCTGACATG TCCAATGGATGGGACCCCAACGAAATGTTCAAGTTCAACGAGGAGAACTATGGTGTGAAGACCACCTATGACAGCAGTCTTTCTTCTTACAC GGTGCCCTTGGAGAAGGACAACTCAGAAGAGTTTCGTCAGCGGGAGCTGCGTGCAGCCCAGTTGGCTCGGGAGATTGAATCGAGCCCCCAGTATCGCCTGCGGATCGCCATGGAGAATGATGATGGGCggacagaggaggagaagcacAGTGCAGTCCAGCGGCAGGGTTCAGGACGGGAGAGCCCCAGCTTGGCATCTAG GGAGGGAAAGTACATCCCTTTACCCCAGCGAGTTCGGGAAGGTCCCCGGGGAGGAGTTCGATGCAGTAGTTCCCGGGGTGGCCGGCCTGGCCTTAGCTCTTTGCCACCTCGTGGCCCTCACCACCTTGACAGTAGCAGCCCCGGCCCGGGTTCTGAGACACGTGGTATCAATGGAG gccctTCCCGCATGTCCCCTAAGGCACAGCGGCCCCTGAGAGGTGGTGCCAAGACTCTGTCTTCACCCAGCAGTAGGCCCTCTGGAGAAGCTTCTGTTGCACCTCCTCCTGCAG ctttcccttttcttccagtGGGCCGGATGTACCCCCCGCGCTCTCCCAAGTCGGCTGCTCCTGCCCCAATCTCAGCTTCCTGTCCTGATGCCCCCATGGGCTCGGCAGTACCGACCTCTTCAGCTTCCATCCCTGTGACATCATCGGTTGTGGATCCTGGAGTAGGCTCCATTTCCCCTGCTTCTCCAAAGATCTCATTGGCCCCCACAGATG TAAAAGAACTTCCAGCCAAGGAACCTGGGAGAACTCTGGAGTCCCAGGAGCTGTCCCGGATAGCTGGGAAAG TTCCTGGCCTTCAGAATGAACAGAAACGCTTTCAACTGGAAGAACTGAGGAAATTTGGGGCCCAGTTTAAG CTGCAGTCCAGTAGCTCCCCTGAGACCAGCCTGGATCCTTTTCCTCCCCGGATTTTAAAGGAGGAggccaaaggaaaagagaaggaggttGATGGTCTATTGACTTCAGAGCCAGTGGGGTCCCCAGTCTCCTCGAAGACAGAGTCCGTATCAGATAAGGAGGACAAGCCAGCACTGCCACTGGCGGGAGGCACGGAGGGCCCAGAGCAGCCCCCACCACCTTGCCCAAGCCAAACTGGCAGCCCCCCGGTGGGCCTCGTCAAGGGAGATGACAAGGATGAGGGCCCAGTCGCTGA acAAGTGAAGAAGTCAACACTGAACCCCAATGCCAAGGAATTCAATCCCACAAAGCCTCTGCTGTCTGTG AATAAATCCACCAGTACCCCCACTTCTCCGGGGCCCCGGACTCATTCTACTCCCTCCATCCCGGTGCTGACAGCAGGCCAGAGTGGGCTCTACAGCCCCCAGTACATTTCCTACATACCTCAGATCCACATGGGACCAGCTGTTCAG GCCCCTCAGATGTATCCGTACCCTGTATCCAATTCTGTGCCTGGACAGCAGGGCAAATACCGGGGAGCAAAAG gctccctgcccccgcAGCGCTCGGACCAGCACCAGCCAGCCTCAGCCCCTCCGATGATGCAGGCCGCTGCCGCGGCCGGCCCACCTCTGGTGGCTGCCACACCGTACTCTTCCTACATCCCTTACACCCCGCAGCAGTTCCCAGGCCAGCCCGCCATGATGCAGCCCATGGCCCACTACCCCTCACAG cCGGTGTTTGCCCCCATGCTTCAGAGCAACCCACGCATGCTGACGTCGGGGAGCCATCCCCAGGCCATCGTGTCGTCCTCCACCCCTCAGTACCCTTCTGCAGAGCAACCCACCCCCCAAGCCctctatg CCACTGTTCACCAGTCCTATCCACACCATGCCACGCAGCTCCATGCCCACCAGCCGCAGCCGGCCACCACGCCTACTGGGAGCCAGCCGCAGTCCCAGCATGCGGCCCCCAGTCCCGTCCAG CACCAGGCGGGGCAGGCCCCACACCTGGGCAGTGGACAGCCACAGCAGAATCTgtaccacccaggggccctgacaGGCACACCGCCTTCTCTGCCACCGGGACCTTCTGCCCAGTCCCCTCAGAGCAGCTTCCCCCAGCCAGCCGCTGTGTATGCCATCCATGCCCACCAGCAGCTGCCCCACGGCTTCACCAACATGGCCCATGTTACCCAG GCCCATGTCCAAACTGGAATCACAGCAGCCCCGCCCCCTCACCCTGGGGCTCCCCACCCgccccaggtgatgctgctgcaCCCACCCCAGAGCCATGGGGGCCCCCCCCAAGGCGCGGTGCCCCAGAGTGGGGTGCCTGCACTCTCAGCTTCCACACCCTCACCCTACCCCTACATCGGACACCCCCAAG CTCCCCTTCCACCCCCCGGGGAACTGAAGATTGTCCTGGCCGCGACCTGA
- the ATXN2L gene encoding ataxin-2-like protein isoform X7, with protein MLKPQPPQQTSQPQQPPPTQQAVARRPPGGTSPPNGGLPGPLASTSAPAGPPAAASPCLGPAAAAGSGLRRGAEGILAPQPPPQQQHQERPGATAIGSARGQSTGKGPPQSPVFEGVYNNSRMLHFLTAVVGSTCDVKVKNGTTYEGIFKTLSSKFELAVDAVHRKASEPAGGPRREDIVDTMVFKPSDVMLVHFRNVDFNYATKDKFTDSAIAMNSKVNGEHKEKVLQRWEGGDSNSDDYDLESDMSNGWDPNEMFKFNEENYGVKTTYDSSLSSYTVPLEKDNSEEFRQRELRAAQLAREIESSPQYRLRIAMENDDGRTEEEKHSAVQRQGSGRESPSLASREGKYIPLPQRVREGPRGGVRCSSSRGGRPGLSSLPPRGPHHLDSSSPGPGSETRGINGGPSRMSPKAQRPLRGGAKTLSSPSSRPSGEASVAPPPAAFPFLPVGRMYPPRSPKSAAPAPISASCPDAPMGSAVPTSSASIPVTSSVVDPGVGSISPASPKISLAPTDVKELPAKEPGRTLESQELSRIAGKVPGLQNEQKRFQLEELRKFGAQFKLQSSSSPETSLDPFPPRILKEEAKGKEKEVDGLLTSEPVGSPVSSKTESVSDKEDKPALPLAGGTEGPEQPPPPCPSQTGSPPVGLVKGDDKDEGPVAEQVKKSTLNPNAKEFNPTKPLLSVNKSTSTPTSPGPRTHSTPSIPVLTAGQSGLYSPQYISYIPQIHMGPAVQAPQMYPYPVSNSVPGQQGKYRGAKGSLPPQRSDQHQPASAPPMMQAAAAAGPPLVAATPYSSYIPYTPQQFPGQPAMMQPMAHYPSQPVFAPMLQSNPRMLTSGSHPQAIVSSSTPQYPSAEQPTPQALYATVHQSYPHHATQLHAHQPQPATTPTGSQPQSQHAAPSPVQHQAGQAPHLGSGQPQQNLYHPGALTGTPPSLPPGPSAQSPQSSFPQPAAVYAIHAHQQLPHGFTNMAHVTQAHVQTGITAAPPPHPGAPHPPQVMLLHPPQSHGGPPQGAVPQSGVPALSASTPSPYPYIGHPQGEQPGQAPGFPGGADDRIPPLPPPGELKIVLAAT; from the exons ATGTTGAAGCCTCAGCCGCCACAACAgacctcccagccccagcagccgCCCCCCACGCAACAGGCCGTGGCCCGCCGGCCTCCCGGGGGCACTAGCCCTCCCAACGGCGGCCTCCCGGGGCCCCTGGCCTCCACCTCGGCTCCCGCAGGGCCTCCCGCGGCCGCTTCTCCCTGCCTGGGGCCTGCAGCCGCCGCCGGGAGTGGGCTCCGTCGGGGAGCCGAGGGCATCTTGGCGCCGCAGCCCCCGCCGCAGCAACAGCATCAGGAGAGGCCGGGGGCAACGGCTATCGGCAGCGCCAG gGGACAGAGCACAGGAAAGGGACCCCCACAGTCACCG GTGTTTGAGGGTGTCTACAACAATTCCAGAATGCTGCATTTTCTTACAGCTGTTGTG GGCTCCACCTGTGATGTAAAGGTGAAGAATGGTACCACCTATGAAGGTATCTTCAAGACTCTGAGCTCAAAG TTTGAATTAGCAGTAGACGCTGTACACCGGAAAGCATCTGAGCCAGCAGGTGGCCCTCGTCGGGAAGACATTGTGGACACCATGGTGTTTAAGCCAAGCGATGTCATGCTTGTCCACTTCCGAAATGTTGACTTCAATTATGCTACTAAAG ATAAATTCACTGATTCAGCCATTGCCATGAACTCGAAGGTGAATGGGGAACACAAAGAGAAGGTGCTTCAGCGTTGGGAAGGGGGTGACAGCAACAGCGATGACTATGACCTGGAGTCTGACATG TCCAATGGATGGGACCCCAACGAAATGTTCAAGTTCAACGAGGAGAACTATGGTGTGAAGACCACCTATGACAGCAGTCTTTCTTCTTACAC GGTGCCCTTGGAGAAGGACAACTCAGAAGAGTTTCGTCAGCGGGAGCTGCGTGCAGCCCAGTTGGCTCGGGAGATTGAATCGAGCCCCCAGTATCGCCTGCGGATCGCCATGGAGAATGATGATGGGCggacagaggaggagaagcacAGTGCAGTCCAGCGGCAGGGTTCAGGACGGGAGAGCCCCAGCTTGGCATCTAG GGAGGGAAAGTACATCCCTTTACCCCAGCGAGTTCGGGAAGGTCCCCGGGGAGGAGTTCGATGCAGTAGTTCCCGGGGTGGCCGGCCTGGCCTTAGCTCTTTGCCACCTCGTGGCCCTCACCACCTTGACAGTAGCAGCCCCGGCCCGGGTTCTGAGACACGTGGTATCAATGGAG gccctTCCCGCATGTCCCCTAAGGCACAGCGGCCCCTGAGAGGTGGTGCCAAGACTCTGTCTTCACCCAGCAGTAGGCCCTCTGGAGAAGCTTCTGTTGCACCTCCTCCTGCAG ctttcccttttcttccagtGGGCCGGATGTACCCCCCGCGCTCTCCCAAGTCGGCTGCTCCTGCCCCAATCTCAGCTTCCTGTCCTGATGCCCCCATGGGCTCGGCAGTACCGACCTCTTCAGCTTCCATCCCTGTGACATCATCGGTTGTGGATCCTGGAGTAGGCTCCATTTCCCCTGCTTCTCCAAAGATCTCATTGGCCCCCACAGATG TAAAAGAACTTCCAGCCAAGGAACCTGGGAGAACTCTGGAGTCCCAGGAGCTGTCCCGGATAGCTGGGAAAG TTCCTGGCCTTCAGAATGAACAGAAACGCTTTCAACTGGAAGAACTGAGGAAATTTGGGGCCCAGTTTAAG CTGCAGTCCAGTAGCTCCCCTGAGACCAGCCTGGATCCTTTTCCTCCCCGGATTTTAAAGGAGGAggccaaaggaaaagagaaggaggttGATGGTCTATTGACTTCAGAGCCAGTGGGGTCCCCAGTCTCCTCGAAGACAGAGTCCGTATCAGATAAGGAGGACAAGCCAGCACTGCCACTGGCGGGAGGCACGGAGGGCCCAGAGCAGCCCCCACCACCTTGCCCAAGCCAAACTGGCAGCCCCCCGGTGGGCCTCGTCAAGGGAGATGACAAGGATGAGGGCCCAGTCGCTGA acAAGTGAAGAAGTCAACACTGAACCCCAATGCCAAGGAATTCAATCCCACAAAGCCTCTGCTGTCTGTG AATAAATCCACCAGTACCCCCACTTCTCCGGGGCCCCGGACTCATTCTACTCCCTCCATCCCGGTGCTGACAGCAGGCCAGAGTGGGCTCTACAGCCCCCAGTACATTTCCTACATACCTCAGATCCACATGGGACCAGCTGTTCAG GCCCCTCAGATGTATCCGTACCCTGTATCCAATTCTGTGCCTGGACAGCAGGGCAAATACCGGGGAGCAAAAG gctccctgcccccgcAGCGCTCGGACCAGCACCAGCCAGCCTCAGCCCCTCCGATGATGCAGGCCGCTGCCGCGGCCGGCCCACCTCTGGTGGCTGCCACACCGTACTCTTCCTACATCCCTTACACCCCGCAGCAGTTCCCAGGCCAGCCCGCCATGATGCAGCCCATGGCCCACTACCCCTCACAG cCGGTGTTTGCCCCCATGCTTCAGAGCAACCCACGCATGCTGACGTCGGGGAGCCATCCCCAGGCCATCGTGTCGTCCTCCACCCCTCAGTACCCTTCTGCAGAGCAACCCACCCCCCAAGCCctctatg CCACTGTTCACCAGTCCTATCCACACCATGCCACGCAGCTCCATGCCCACCAGCCGCAGCCGGCCACCACGCCTACTGGGAGCCAGCCGCAGTCCCAGCATGCGGCCCCCAGTCCCGTCCAG CACCAGGCGGGGCAGGCCCCACACCTGGGCAGTGGACAGCCACAGCAGAATCTgtaccacccaggggccctgacaGGCACACCGCCTTCTCTGCCACCGGGACCTTCTGCCCAGTCCCCTCAGAGCAGCTTCCCCCAGCCAGCCGCTGTGTATGCCATCCATGCCCACCAGCAGCTGCCCCACGGCTTCACCAACATGGCCCATGTTACCCAG GCCCATGTCCAAACTGGAATCACAGCAGCCCCGCCCCCTCACCCTGGGGCTCCCCACCCgccccaggtgatgctgctgcaCCCACCCCAGAGCCATGGGGGCCCCCCCCAAGGCGCGGTGCCCCAGAGTGGGGTGCCTGCACTCTCAGCTTCCACACCCTCACCCTACCCCTACATCGGACACCCCCAAGGTGAGCAGCCTGGCCAGGCGCCTGGATTTCCAGGAGGAGCCGATGACAGGATTC CTCCCCTTCCACCCCCCGGGGAACTGAAGATTGTCCTGGCCGCGACCTGA
- the ATXN2L gene encoding ataxin-2-like protein isoform X14, which produces MLKPQPPQQTSQPQQPPPTQQAVARRPPGGTSPPNGGLPGPLASTSAPAGPPAAASPCLGPAAAAGSGLRRGAEGILAPQPPPQQQHQERPGATAIGSARGQSTGKGPPQSPVFEGVYNNSRMLHFLTAVVGSTCDVKVKNGTTYEGIFKTLSSKFELAVDAVHRKASEPAGGPRREDIVDTMVFKPSDVMLVHFRNVDFNYATKDKFTDSAIAMNSKVNGEHKEKVLQRWEGGDSNSDDYDLESDMSNGWDPNEMFKFNEENYGVKTTYDSSLSSYTVPLEKDNSEEFRQRELRAAQLAREIESSPQYRLRIAMENDDGRTEEEKHSAVQRQGSGRESPSLASREGKYIPLPQRVREGPRGGVRCSSSRGGRPGLSSLPPRGPHHLDSSSPGPGSETRGINGGPSRMSPKAQRPLRGGAKTLSSPSSRPSGEASVAPPPAVGRMYPPRSPKSAAPAPISASCPDAPMGSAVPTSSASIPVTSSVVDPGVGSISPASPKISLAPTDVKELPAKEPGRTLESQELSRIAGKVPGLQNEQKRFQLEELRKFGAQFKLQSSSSPETSLDPFPPRILKEEAKGKEKEVDGLLTSEPVGSPVSSKTESVSDKEDKPALPLAGGTEGPEQPPPPCPSQTGSPPVGLVKGDDKDEGPVAEQVKKSTLNPNAKEFNPTKPLLSVNKSTSTPTSPGPRTHSTPSIPVLTAGQSGLYSPQYISYIPQIHMGPAVQAPQMYPYPVSNSVPGQQGKYRGAKGSLPPQRSDQHQPASAPPMMQAAAAAGPPLVAATPYSSYIPYTPQQFPGQPAMMQPMAHYPSQPVFAPMLQSNPRMLTSGSHPQAIVSSSTPQYPSAEQPTPQALYATVHQSYPHHATQLHAHQPQPATTPTGSQPQSQHAAPSPVQHQAGQAPHLGSGQPQQNLYHPGALTGTPPSLPPGPSAQSPQSSFPQPAAVYAIHAHQQLPHGFTNMAHVTQAHVQTGITAAPPPHPGAPHPPQVMLLHPPQSHGGPPQGAVPQSGVPALSASTPSPYPYIGHPQAPLPPPGELKIVLAAT; this is translated from the exons ATGTTGAAGCCTCAGCCGCCACAACAgacctcccagccccagcagccgCCCCCCACGCAACAGGCCGTGGCCCGCCGGCCTCCCGGGGGCACTAGCCCTCCCAACGGCGGCCTCCCGGGGCCCCTGGCCTCCACCTCGGCTCCCGCAGGGCCTCCCGCGGCCGCTTCTCCCTGCCTGGGGCCTGCAGCCGCCGCCGGGAGTGGGCTCCGTCGGGGAGCCGAGGGCATCTTGGCGCCGCAGCCCCCGCCGCAGCAACAGCATCAGGAGAGGCCGGGGGCAACGGCTATCGGCAGCGCCAG gGGACAGAGCACAGGAAAGGGACCCCCACAGTCACCG GTGTTTGAGGGTGTCTACAACAATTCCAGAATGCTGCATTTTCTTACAGCTGTTGTG GGCTCCACCTGTGATGTAAAGGTGAAGAATGGTACCACCTATGAAGGTATCTTCAAGACTCTGAGCTCAAAG TTTGAATTAGCAGTAGACGCTGTACACCGGAAAGCATCTGAGCCAGCAGGTGGCCCTCGTCGGGAAGACATTGTGGACACCATGGTGTTTAAGCCAAGCGATGTCATGCTTGTCCACTTCCGAAATGTTGACTTCAATTATGCTACTAAAG ATAAATTCACTGATTCAGCCATTGCCATGAACTCGAAGGTGAATGGGGAACACAAAGAGAAGGTGCTTCAGCGTTGGGAAGGGGGTGACAGCAACAGCGATGACTATGACCTGGAGTCTGACATG TCCAATGGATGGGACCCCAACGAAATGTTCAAGTTCAACGAGGAGAACTATGGTGTGAAGACCACCTATGACAGCAGTCTTTCTTCTTACAC GGTGCCCTTGGAGAAGGACAACTCAGAAGAGTTTCGTCAGCGGGAGCTGCGTGCAGCCCAGTTGGCTCGGGAGATTGAATCGAGCCCCCAGTATCGCCTGCGGATCGCCATGGAGAATGATGATGGGCggacagaggaggagaagcacAGTGCAGTCCAGCGGCAGGGTTCAGGACGGGAGAGCCCCAGCTTGGCATCTAG GGAGGGAAAGTACATCCCTTTACCCCAGCGAGTTCGGGAAGGTCCCCGGGGAGGAGTTCGATGCAGTAGTTCCCGGGGTGGCCGGCCTGGCCTTAGCTCTTTGCCACCTCGTGGCCCTCACCACCTTGACAGTAGCAGCCCCGGCCCGGGTTCTGAGACACGTGGTATCAATGGAG gccctTCCCGCATGTCCCCTAAGGCACAGCGGCCCCTGAGAGGTGGTGCCAAGACTCTGTCTTCACCCAGCAGTAGGCCCTCTGGAGAAGCTTCTGTTGCACCTCCTCCTGCAG tGGGCCGGATGTACCCCCCGCGCTCTCCCAAGTCGGCTGCTCCTGCCCCAATCTCAGCTTCCTGTCCTGATGCCCCCATGGGCTCGGCAGTACCGACCTCTTCAGCTTCCATCCCTGTGACATCATCGGTTGTGGATCCTGGAGTAGGCTCCATTTCCCCTGCTTCTCCAAAGATCTCATTGGCCCCCACAGATG TAAAAGAACTTCCAGCCAAGGAACCTGGGAGAACTCTGGAGTCCCAGGAGCTGTCCCGGATAGCTGGGAAAG TTCCTGGCCTTCAGAATGAACAGAAACGCTTTCAACTGGAAGAACTGAGGAAATTTGGGGCCCAGTTTAAG CTGCAGTCCAGTAGCTCCCCTGAGACCAGCCTGGATCCTTTTCCTCCCCGGATTTTAAAGGAGGAggccaaaggaaaagagaaggaggttGATGGTCTATTGACTTCAGAGCCAGTGGGGTCCCCAGTCTCCTCGAAGACAGAGTCCGTATCAGATAAGGAGGACAAGCCAGCACTGCCACTGGCGGGAGGCACGGAGGGCCCAGAGCAGCCCCCACCACCTTGCCCAAGCCAAACTGGCAGCCCCCCGGTGGGCCTCGTCAAGGGAGATGACAAGGATGAGGGCCCAGTCGCTGA acAAGTGAAGAAGTCAACACTGAACCCCAATGCCAAGGAATTCAATCCCACAAAGCCTCTGCTGTCTGTG AATAAATCCACCAGTACCCCCACTTCTCCGGGGCCCCGGACTCATTCTACTCCCTCCATCCCGGTGCTGACAGCAGGCCAGAGTGGGCTCTACAGCCCCCAGTACATTTCCTACATACCTCAGATCCACATGGGACCAGCTGTTCAG GCCCCTCAGATGTATCCGTACCCTGTATCCAATTCTGTGCCTGGACAGCAGGGCAAATACCGGGGAGCAAAAG gctccctgcccccgcAGCGCTCGGACCAGCACCAGCCAGCCTCAGCCCCTCCGATGATGCAGGCCGCTGCCGCGGCCGGCCCACCTCTGGTGGCTGCCACACCGTACTCTTCCTACATCCCTTACACCCCGCAGCAGTTCCCAGGCCAGCCCGCCATGATGCAGCCCATGGCCCACTACCCCTCACAG cCGGTGTTTGCCCCCATGCTTCAGAGCAACCCACGCATGCTGACGTCGGGGAGCCATCCCCAGGCCATCGTGTCGTCCTCCACCCCTCAGTACCCTTCTGCAGAGCAACCCACCCCCCAAGCCctctatg CCACTGTTCACCAGTCCTATCCACACCATGCCACGCAGCTCCATGCCCACCAGCCGCAGCCGGCCACCACGCCTACTGGGAGCCAGCCGCAGTCCCAGCATGCGGCCCCCAGTCCCGTCCAG CACCAGGCGGGGCAGGCCCCACACCTGGGCAGTGGACAGCCACAGCAGAATCTgtaccacccaggggccctgacaGGCACACCGCCTTCTCTGCCACCGGGACCTTCTGCCCAGTCCCCTCAGAGCAGCTTCCCCCAGCCAGCCGCTGTGTATGCCATCCATGCCCACCAGCAGCTGCCCCACGGCTTCACCAACATGGCCCATGTTACCCAG GCCCATGTCCAAACTGGAATCACAGCAGCCCCGCCCCCTCACCCTGGGGCTCCCCACCCgccccaggtgatgctgctgcaCCCACCCCAGAGCCATGGGGGCCCCCCCCAAGGCGCGGTGCCCCAGAGTGGGGTGCCTGCACTCTCAGCTTCCACACCCTCACCCTACCCCTACATCGGACACCCCCAAG CTCCCCTTCCACCCCCCGGGGAACTGAAGATTGTCCTGGCCGCGACCTGA